The Euphorbia lathyris chromosome 8, ddEupLath1.1, whole genome shotgun sequence genome has a window encoding:
- the LOC136203379 gene encoding uncharacterized protein: MAELKHLLLILVNLMAITTILPVSLASKKPVLSARKEDIPYIKCQVCEKVAKELYKLTQAKQAEISPKKISEYHIIEIAENVCNLKKQEADWIMKIDIVEKGDKLELVEQDTEGQCNSECKTIERACEEVMGYADTDIAEHLFTSKPSINELVNYLCKDLTNICVKKPPPVPKNRTPGEPFVPKPAKDAEMEKMLRSMQGMPGAPNMQMYSRDDLMNMKNFGNKDAADDDDDDEEENDEPNFPKNLAKALNKKESKKEDWKQKISKGIKSMGETVKGHTDKVSNRLRQWWKGLKAAKKANKNTKTGKSEL, encoded by the exons ATGGCTGAACTCAAGCATTTACTGCTAATTCTAGTCAATTTAATGGCGATCACAACAATTTTGCCTGTCTCTCTTGCCTCGAAGAAACCCGTTCTGAGTGCAAGAAAAGAGGACATACCATACATCAAATGCCAAGTCTGTGAAAAAGTAGCGAAGGAGTTGTACAAGCTCACACAGGCGAAACAGGCTGAAATCTCACCCAAAAAG ATCTCAGAGTATCATATCATTGAGATTGCCGAGAATGTTTGCAATTTGAAGAAGCAGGAAGCTGATTGGATTATGAAGATTGATATTGTAGAGAAAGGGGATAAATTAGAG CTGGTAGAACAAGATACTGAAGGTCAATGCAATTCAGAATGCAAGACAATAGAGAGAGCTTGTGAGGAG GTTATGGGGTATGCTGATACTGACATTGCTGAACACTTATTTACTTCCAAACCCAGTATCAATGAGTTGGTAAACTATCTTTGTAAAGACCTCACTAACATTTGTGTTAAGAAGCCGCCTCCGGTTCCTAAG AATAGAACTCCTGGAGAACCATTTGTTCCGAAACCAGCCAAAGATGCTGAAATGGAGAAGATGTTGAGATCAATGCAG GGCATGCCAGGAGCACCTAACATGCAAATGTATTCGAGGGACGATTTGATGAACATGAAGAATTTTGGAAACAAAGATgctgctgatgatgatgacgaCGATGAAGAGGAGAATGATGAGCCAaacttccccaaaaacttg GCAAAAGCTCTGAACAAGAAAGAAAGCAAGAAAGAAGACTGGAAACAGAAGATCAGCAAAGGAATAAAAAGCATGGGTGAAACAGTGAAAGGACACACAGACAAGGTCTCTAATAGGTTAAGGCAATGGTGGAAAGGATTAAAAGCTGcaaaaaaagcaaacaagaATACAAAAACTGGGAAATCAGAGCTTTAG
- the LOC136203815 gene encoding probable protein arginine N-methyltransferase 1.2: MVRRKKSRDNIQSSTILTETQHQGTLTRLEDEDEELATESSNLDQSIVAGGKATAMDDESMCEPDVSFVDGEDDKTSADYYFDSYSHFGIHEEMLKDVVRTKTYQNVIYQNKFLIKNKVVLDVGAGTGILSLFCAKAGAAHVYAVECSQMADMAKEIVETNGFSDVITVLKGKIEEIELPVDKVDIIISEWMGYFLLYENMLNTVLYARDKWLVSDGILLPDKTSLFVTAIEDADYKEDKIEFWNSVYGFDMSCIKKQAMMEPLVDTVEQNQIVTNSQLLKTMDISKMVSGDASFTAPFKLVAERDDYIHALVAYFDVSFTKCHKLMGFSTGPKSRSTHWKQTVLYLEDVLTICEGEAVTGSMTVSPNKKNPRDIDILVKYALNGRRCNVSRTQHYRMR, encoded by the exons ATGGTTCGTCGAAAGAAGTCCCGCGACAACATTCAGAGCTCAACTATCTTGACCGAGACTCAACATCAAGGAACCCTAACTCGCTTGGAAGACGAAGACGAAGAGTTAGCCACAGAGAGCTCGAATCTTGACCAGTCAATTGTAGCAGGGGGCAAAGCCACTGCCATGGACGATGAATCCATGTGTGAGCCCGACGTTTCATTTGTCGATGGCGAGGATGATAAGACCAGTGCCGATTATTACTTCGATTCTTATTCTCATTTCG GTATTCACGAA GAAATGCTGAAGGATGTTGTAAGAACAAAGACTTACCAAAATGTTATTTACCAGAATAAGTTTCTTATTAAGAATAAAGTAGTGCTGGATGTTGGTGCCGGAACTGGGATTTTGTCTCTGTTCTGTGCAAAAGCAGGGGCAGCTCATGTTTATGCG GTTGAGTGCTCTCAAATGGCTGACATGGCAaaagagattgttgaaacaaaTGGATTTTCAGATG TTATAACTGTTTTGAAGGGAAAGATTGAAGAGATTGAGCTACCGGTTGATAAAGTTGATATTATCATTTCAGAGTGGATGGGGTACTTTCTTTTGTATGAGAATATGTTAAACACGGTCCTTTATGCTCGAGACAAATGGCTT GTGAGTGATGGGATCCTTCTGCCAGACAAAACTTCTTTATTTGTGACAGCAATTGAAGATGCTGACTACAAGGAAGATAAGATTGAAT TTTGGAATAGTGTCTATGGCTTTGACATGAGCTGTATCAAGAAGCAAGCAATGATGGAACCTCTTGTTGACACAGTCGAGCAGAATCAAATTGTTACAAACAGCCAACTGCTCAAG ACGATGGATATCTCAAAAATGGTTTCTGGAGATGCTTCCTTTACAGCTCCTTTTAAGCTAGTTGCTGAACGTGATGATTACATCCATGCTTTAGTAGCCTACTTTGATGTATCATTTACCAAATGCCACAAATTGATGGGCTTCTCCACTG GGCCAAAATCGCGATCCACACATTGGAAGCAAACTGTTCTTTACCTAGAAGATGTTCTAACAATATGTGAAGGAGAAGCCGTAACTGGGAGCATGACTGTATCACCCAACAAAAAGAATCCTCGAGATATCGATATACTGGTGAAATATGCATTGAATGGCCGGCGTTGTAATGTCTCTAGAACTCAACATTACAGGATGAGATGA
- the LOC136203378 gene encoding protein MAINTENANCE OF MERISTEMS-like — protein sequence MAGRGGKEKAAGLISRDIEEGSGPRHPARRGVTASVRRDREAEKLMADAQRAHVTVQRPMSDDEDYATMDDGEDLPESDPSPVRRASKGKGGRSESSGSSKRSRNVVEDDWVVTDPVPSGPIDGTVIPSFLGHVASTIWTGQLRSELRGHTRGTFCRKLNDWYKSARPEVRALIRGSQLSHLPSTMYTHIDMPLICAFVERWQPDTSSFHMPFGEMTIMLHDVWEILRILVEGRLVSDSIGGEQLQSVVMEVFGVNRNELLATHWKGGGVFCNSVVSLCSVGRMSEFEAIGWMFLMFGSTLFIDKSGDRIRPACVLEVQDGVEDVAGYSWGTATLAYLYRQLGVASRGDCGQITGCLTLLQAWIYEYFPCFRPQREGLTPHPEAPRARIWITTQQSRTETRLRDLCRRLDRLTAAEVMWMPYGPDIVTRTPRTIYRGWIRYRDVMEPYMPDRCLRQLGYIQIVPMPAFRGTKVVRPWNSSRYRLEHPVVVADDSWSFFPAASTLMLMIYTLAQIPSACDETYMEWYTRYSHPHIMPDMDAHPQTVLTRSNSEIWVNRWTTVGTGMLAALRRVDEDTAEMWAEEVDKLMHDWHLAK from the exons ATGGCTGGACGTGGAGGTAAAGAAAAGGCAGCCGGGCTCATTTCG CGTGACATTGAAGAGGGTTCCGGACCTCGCCATCCTGCTAGACGTGGTGTTACAGCATCTGTTCGGAGGGATCGAGAAGCCGAGAAGCTCATGGCGGATGCTCAAAGGGCGCACGTGACAGTACAGCGGCCCATGAGTGACGATGAGGATTATGCTACCATGGATGATGGTGAGGACCTTCCCGAGAGCGACCCTAGCCCAGTTCGTCGGGCGTCGAAGGGGAAGGGTGGTCGTTCCGAGTCATCtg GAAGTAGTAAGCGCTCGAGGAATGTTGTAGAGGATGACTGGGTTGTCACGGATCCGGTCCCCAGTGGACCAATTGATGGTACTGTGATTCCCAGCTTCTTGGGACATGTCGCTTCTACCATATGGACCGGACAGCTGAGGTCGGAGCTCAGGGGCCACACTAGAGGGACATTCTGCAGGAAATTAAATGATTGGTATAAGAGTGCTCGTCCAGAGGTCAGGGCGCTTATACGGGGATCGCAACTATCACACCTCCCATCTACCATGTACACACACATTGATATGCCCCTTATATGTGCTtttgtggagcggtggcagccagatacgtcatcatttcacatgccatttggggagatgacgattaTGCTGCATGACGTCTGGGAGATTCTACGTATCCTAGTGGAGGGGCGGCTGGTGTCTGATAGCATTGGTGGGGAACAACTTCAGTCGGTAGTGATGGAGGTGTTTGGGGTGAATAGAAATGAGCTGCTGGCTACCCATTGGAAAGGTGGCGGGGTATTCTGCAATTCAGTTGTCTCTTTATGCTCTGTAGGTCGGATGTCTGAGTTTGAGGCTATCGGGTGGATGTTTTTAATGTTCGGTTCCACCTTGTTTATAGACAAGAGTGGCGACCGAATCCGACCCGCGTGCGTACTAGAGGTGCAGGATGGGGTAGAGGATGTGGCTGGCTACTCCTGGGGCACAGCTACACTAGCATACCTATACCGGCAGCTAGGTGTTGCTAGTAGAGGAGATTGTGGACAGATAACGGGTTGTCTGACTCTTTTGCAAgcgtggatatacgagtattttccgTGTTTCAGACCTCAGCGAGAGGGACTCACACCCCATCCGGAGGCTCCCCGAGCTCGTATCTGGATCACGACACAGCAGTCCAGGACAGAGACTCGTTTGAGAGATTTGTGTCGCCGTCTTGATAGATTGACAGCGGCGGAG gtgatgtggatgccATACGGTCCTGACATAGTGACCCGCACTCCTAGGACTATCTATAGAGGATGGATACGATACCGGGATGTCATGGAGCCGTATATGCCTGATAGATGTCTCCGTCAGTTGGGGTATATCCAGATTGTACCCATGCCTGCTTTCAGGGGCACGAAGGTTGTACGTCCTTGGAATAGCAGTCGGTATCGGTTAGAGCATCCAGTTGTGGTTGCTGACGATAGTTGGTCATTTTTCCCAGCAGCATCGACGCtcatgttgatgatatacactCTTGCTCAGATTCCATCAGCATGTGATGAGACATACATGGAGTGGTACACTAGATATTCGCATCCACACATCATGCCCGACATGGATGCACACCCACAGACGGTTCTCACTCGTTCGAACAGTGAGATT tgggttaatCGGTGGACTACTGTGGGCACTGGCATGTTAGCAGCTCTTCGACGCGTAGATGAAGATACGGCAGAGATGTGGGCGGAGGAAGTGGATAAGCTTATGCATGATTGGCATTTGGCCAAATGA